A genomic region of Lodderomyces elongisporus chromosome 5, complete sequence contains the following coding sequences:
- the CAS5 gene encoding Zinc-finger of C2H2 type, whose protein sequence is MENFLVSSPTQLAQPYNYDDSRYMQSNSGVNLNNDVQSLDYYDDSSENQTFIQQQQQQQQQHNQHSQSQSQSQSQSQSQQQRQQHQQQQTQGSNQNLLPSPQHQFQQNQSLSFPYSPPNTEDRQEQYPSNQLQHPQANSFPYQHQSQDFYPKHSRDQDHLDYLPNPNFQSDSSYNQKLNDPNLESENEIVPISTKLPDNKVYVTDESGFGINIYDTNHTSFQHSRNISLDGVLHISNQPHNYHNNNNQLQQQQQQPYYRSHQYTDSIASISQDPPIGQIGDMLPQSISSNTLYSLDSVPSFESPLHQQHHHQQQQQQPQSQQQSQHHHNQLFPTSQAQHFTTTPRRVGRNKSASISMYTTPSRVGHPGLSPVNLAASTFANGGANNSNNNNNNNNSSTNAGNSSSCTRVNNRTPANKVVKGHSRTRSRVSLDAAAAALASKTNSASSYNPTLNPFYTPSQFTQRSFDEHEDDLSSTPLVTPGYNKLKQSHSTFFSPIRNDAFDALDDDETDAVTQLKKAKSYSSLARRHQKRDSLHRPHSQMNSLSENILSGPLLSSQKATADDYQSQSQSQSQSQSQSQPHLQQGHKIDLLSPEFEDNQSLNYGAYDKSITTNLSQSVSPYNKHKRAPQPQPQPQVNLQYPSASVNLNASFTITQSEEEHFTSNGNSPAATTTTTATTTNTNTNTTTTTPNLLPPMATFSNTSSQRSSKDESVYFDNAKKPNSSKNNRKNKSSGGSVPKSVKSSKSSLSSSSSSGSDGSISSLQDVVDEDGTVTIAIPSDLHVTRPTVRNNRSDKNDKVDPKKKHKCPICESRFQRPEHVKRHLKSHSSEKPFQCDEPDCGKCFNRKDNLKAHLKKIHGIIRKPL, encoded by the coding sequence ATGGAGAACTTTTTGGTAAGTTCTCCGACGCAACTCGCTCAGCCATATAATTATGACGATTCAAGATATATGCAAAGCAACTCTGGCGTTAATTTGAATAATGATGTCCAATCATTGGACTATTACGACGACTCGCTGGAGAATCAGACATttatacaacaacaacaacaacaacaacaacaacacaaccagcatctgcaactgcaactgcaactgcaactgcaactgcagcTGCAACAGCAgcgacaacaacatcagcaacaacaaacgcAAGGTTCAAATCAGAATTTGCTTCCGCTGCCACAACATCAGTTCCAACAGAATCAATCGCTATCGTTTCCATACCTGCCACCAAACACAGAAGATCGCCAAGAACAATACCCGTCTAACCAATTACAACATCCACAGGCAAATCTGTTTCCatatcaacatcaactgCAGGACTTTTACCCAAAACATTCACGAGATCAAGATCACTTGGATTACCTACCCAATCCAAACTTTCAAAGCGACTCTAGTTACAACCAAAAACTCAATGATCCAAATCTTGAAAGCGAAAATGAAATCGTACCGATTTCAACCAAATTACCCGATAACAAAGTCTACGTAACAGATGAATCAGGGTTTGGCATCAACATATATGATACAAACCATACTAGCTTTCAACACTCCAGAAACATTTCACTCGACGGAGTCTTGCATATTCTGAACCAACCACACAATTaccacaacaataacaatcaactacaacaacaacaacaacagcctTATTACCGCTCGCATCAGTATACGGACTCGATCGCTTCAATAAGTCAGGACCCGCCAATTGGCCAAATTGGAGATATGTTACCTCAGTCTATATCATCTAATACATTGTACTCTCTTGATTCAGTGCCGTCATTTGAATCACCAttgcatcaacaacatcatcatcaacaacaacaacaacaaccgcaactgcagcagcaactgcaacatCACCATAATCAGTTATTCCCCACATCACAAGCACAGCATTTCACAACTACTCCACGAAGAGTTGGGAGAAACAAATCTGCATCCATATCAATGTATACAACACCATCAAGAGTGGGACATCCGGGTTTATCGCCTGTCAATTTAGCTGCATCTACATTTGCTAATGGTGGTGCtaacaatagcaacaacaacaacaacaacaacaacagctccACAAATGCaggtaatagtagtagttgcACGAGAGTCAATAACCGGACGCCTGCAAACAAAGTTGTTAAGGGACATTCAAGAACCCGCTCAAGAGTATCACTTGacgcagcagcagcagcattgGCAAGCAAGACAAACTCGGCTTCTTCTTATAATCCAACACTAAACCCATTCTACACACCTTCACAATTTACTCAAAGATCATTTGATGAACACGAAGATGACTTGTCGAGCACTCCGTTGGTTACACCAGGATATaacaaattgaaacaaTCGCATTCGACCTTTTTCAGCCCTATCCGCAATGACGCATTTGATGCATTGGATGATGACGAAACAGATGCAGTAacacaattgaaaaaggcTAAATCGTATTCAAGCTTGGCAAGGAGACATCAAAAACGTGACTCTTTGCATCGACCACATTCCCAAATGAATAGCTTGAGTGAGAATATCTTATCTGGTccattattatcatcacAAAAAGCGACCGCCGATGACTatcaactgcaactgcaactgcaactgcaactgcaactgcaactgcaaccaCACTTGCAGCAGGGCCACAAGATTGATTTGCTCCTGCCAGAATTTGAGGATAACCAATCACTAAACTATGGCGCTTACGACAAGAGCATAACAACAAACTTGAGTCAATCGGTATCGCCATACAACAAGCATAAAAGGGCACCTCAGCCGCAGCCACAACCTCAAGTGAATTTGCAATATCCAAGTGCCTCTGTCAACTTAAATGCATCATTTACTATAACGCAATCGGAGGAAGAGCATTTCACATCAAATGGGAACTcaccagcagcaacaacaacaacaacagcaaccacgacaaacacaaacacaaacactaccactaccactccGAATTTATTACCACCAATGGCTACCTTTTCAAACACCTCACTGCAAAGATCGTCTAAGGACGAATCCGTCTATTTCGACAATGCTAAAAAGCCAAACTCATCAAAGAATAACAGGAAAAACAAGAGTAGTGGTGGCAGCGTTCCGAAATCTGTAAAGTCGCTGAAGTCCCTGCTCTCGTCATCAAGCTCTAGTGGAAGCGATGGCAGCATTTCAAGTTTGCaggatgttgttgatgaagatggtACAGTGACGATTGCAATTCCATCTGATCTTCATGTGACGCGTCCAACAGTGCGTAATAATAGATCCGATAAGAATGATAAAGTGgatccaaaaaagaaacacaagtGTCCAATTTGTGAATCGAGATTCCAAAGACCCGAGCATGTCAAGAGACATCTCAAGTCACACTCTTCTGAAAAACCATTCCAATGTGATGAACCGGATTGTGGCAAGTGTTTCAATAGAAAGGATAACTTAAAAGcgcatttgaaaaaaatccATGGAATTATTAGAAAACCATTATGA
- the MDH1_3 gene encoding Malate dehydrogenase, cytoplasmic: protein MFSKVAARSFSSSATNAYKVAVLGAGGGIGQPLSLLLKLNHKVTDLALYDIKGAPGVAADVSHVPTNSTVKGYNPDQLKEALTGADVIVIPAGVPRKPGMTRDDLFNTNASIVRDLAKAAAEYAPEAALAIISNPVNSTVPIVAEVFKSKGVYNPKKLFGVTTLDVLRASRFVSEVAGTNPVNEHVPVVGGHSGITIIPLLSQTTHKDLPADKRDALVHRIQFGGDEVVKAKDGAGSATLSMAQAGARFTGALLNGLAGEKDVIECTFVESPLFKDEGVEFFSSKVTLGPEGVKQVHDLGNLSDYEDGLVKTAKETLIQNIKKGTEFVKQNP from the coding sequence atgttttcaaaagttgCAGCTAGATCATTCTCATCCTCAGCTACCAATGCCTACAAGGTTGCCGTCTtgggtgctggtggtggtattggACAACCATTGtctcttttgttgaaattgaacCACAAGGTTACCGACTTGGCTCTTTACGATATTAAAGGTGCTCCAGGTGTTGCTGCTGATGTTTCACACGTTCCAACCAACTCAACTGTTAAAGGTTACAACCCAGACCAATTGAAGGAAGCTTTGACTGGTGCTGATGTCATTGTTATCCCAGCTGGTGTTCCAAGAAAGCCAGGTATGACCAGAGACGACTTGTTCAACACCAATGCCTCAATTGTCAGAGACTTGGCCAAGGCTGCTGCTGAATACGCTCCAGAGGCTGCTCTTGCCATCATTTCCAACCCAGTCAACTCTACTGTTCCAATTGTTGCTGAGGTTTTCAAGTCCAAGGGTGTTTACAACCCAAAGAAGTTGTTTGGTGTCACCACTTTGGATGTCTTGAGAGCTTCAAGATTTGTTTCTGAAGTTGCTGGTACCAACCCAGTCAATGAACACGTTCCAGTTGTTGGTGGTCACTCTGGTATTACCATTATCCCATTGTTGTCACAAACCACCCACAAGGACTTGCCAGCTGACAAGAGAGATGCTTTGGTCCACAGAATTCAATTTGGTGGTGACGAAGTTGTTAAGGCCAAGGATGGTGCTGGATCAGCTACCTTGTCCATGGCTCAAGCTGGTGCCAGATTCACTGGTGCTTTGTTGAATGGTTTGGCTGGTGAAAAGGATGTTATCGAATGTACTTTTGTTGAGTCACCATTGTTCAAGGATGAAGGTGTTGAATTCTTTAGTTCCAAGGTTACTTTGGGACCAGAGGGTGTTAAGCAAGTTCACGATTTGGGTAACTTGTCTGACTACGAAGATGGATTGGTCAAGACTGCTAAGGAGACCTTGATCCAAAACATCAAGAAGGGTACTGAGTTTGTTAAGCAAAACCCATAA
- the TFC1 gene encoding tau 95 subunit of transcription factor TFIIIC (BUSCO:EOG09263GSR), whose protein sequence is MSHSPSPAPMLDGKKLAESHPMDIPHITAVELPLHVKNVNRAINALGGKKRISESINHGEPLELRLRNDPFHHPIQASTSNNERVLLKVTMSKKTIQKDEDGKLSLRELIKMNDADPSTPKTRIQPIAIIDKTFRFRAMADFQVITKNSPMVQQFNENVRHPKNFKSVANYVAQHGDMNGYMDLNSEYFKNKDHDLPPPPILSPIRFPFDYNYKMNRATTTIMDKQSGQKKVVSTKTALKLHTKIIDHTATPPSQPAPDLIQNREMIEKEQHQLPPSHPNSMLLKCIEWLETMFEIKPFWIRKHLMDLAPKEYQKYIKLALPYVTYIYRSGPWRFCNIKLGIDPRSDSKYWKYQSEYFRVLGVRNSSDPNSSSIKRITPPSLEHTLSPDFSQSENKLELAQNLFFDGTNLPTAVTYQVGDILDLDISSTIESHMKDMGKDFLRKTWDVQDGWLNATTMEVIRKIVRYKLKQLVNEEPIDQNKIYKIINAPREEAFASRVPKVGTTKSNDKNDIDNNNNSDDNIEGEGKEDEEEDEEEDEEDEESVRNEEEEEAELEGDEVHDMTLTEEMISRGEAPYGGTSGAIADRMVDGMNVDKTEEDEGDVDDVISRLNNLNGDAAQKIKHLVKIIKQDDIDYMNE, encoded by the coding sequence ATGAGTCACTCACCTTCACCTGCTCCAATGCTagatggaaaaaaattagcaGAGTCCCACCCCATGGATATACCGCACATCACTGCCGTGGAACTCCCATTACATGTCAAAAATGTTAACCGAGCCATTAATGCACTTGgtgggaaaaaaagaatctcAGAGTCTATCAACCATGGAGAACCATTGGAGCTCCGATTACGCAATGATCCCTTTCACCACCCTATCCAAGCTCTGACAAGTAATAATGAACGCGTCTTGCTAAAGGTTACCATGTCCAAGAAAACTATTCAAAAAGATGAGGATGGGAAATTACTGCTACGGGAATTGATTAAAATGAATGACGCGGATCCAAGTACGCCAAAGACAAGGATCCAACCCATAGCAATTATTGACAAGACATTTAGGTTCCGAGCGATGGCTGATTTCCAAGTAATTACTAAAAATAGCCCCATGGTTCAACAATTTAATGAAAATGTACGTCACCCCAAAAACTTCAAATCCGTTGCCAATTATGTTGCACAACATGGTGATATGAATGGGTATATGGATCTCAATAGCGAgtatttcaaaaacaaggaTCATGATTTGCCACCACCGCCAATATTATCACCTATTCGATTTCCCTTTGATTACAATTACAAGATGAAcagagcaacaacaacaataatggaTAAACAAAGTGGGCAGAAAAAAGTAGTGTCAACAAAAACCGCACTAAAGCTTCACACGAAAATAATTGATCACACGGCAACACCGCCATCGCAACCAGCGCCTGATTTAATTCAAAATAGAGAaatgattgaaaaagagcaaCATCAATTACCACCACTGCATCCAAATAGTATGTTACTCAAGTGTATTGAATGGCTAGAAACAATGTTTGAAATCAAACCGTTTTGGATTAGAAAACACTTGATGGACCTTGCACCAAAAGAATATCAAAAGTATATCAAATTGGCTCTTCCTTATGTTACATATATTTATCGTAGTGGTCCCTGGAGATTCTGTAACATTAAACTTGGCATTGATCCGCGGTCTGATTCCAAGTATTGGAAATACCAAAGTGAATATTTTAGAGTTTTGGGTGTAAGGAACTCTTCTGATCCTAATAGTAGTTCCATCAAGAGAATCACACCGCCATCGTTGGAACATACATTGTCGCCCGATTTTTCGCAAAGTGAAAATAAACTTGAATTGGCACAAAACTTGTTCTTTGATGGTACAAATCTTCCAACTGCAGTCACGTATCAAGTTGGTGAtattttggatttggataTTTCGAGCACTATCGAAAGTCATATGAAGGATATGGGTAAGGATTTTTTGAGAAAGACATGGGATGTGCAAGATGGTTGGCTcaatgcaacaacaatggaaGTTATAAGGAAAATAGTTCGGTATAAGCTTAAACAGTTGGTGAATGAAGAACCTATTGATCAAAATAAGATTTATAAAATAATTAATGCGCCAAGGGAAGAAGCATTTGCTTCTCGTGTACCAAAGGTAGGCACCACCAAAAGCAACGACAAGAATGAtattgataataataacaacagtGATGACAATATTGAAGGGGAAGGAAAGGAAGACGAGGAGGAAGAcgaggaagaagatgaagaagacgaagaacTGGTTCGCAacgaagaggaggaagaggctGAACTTGAAGGTGATGAAGTGCACGACATGACGTTAACTGAAGAAATGATTTCGCGTGGAGAAGCACCGTATGGTGGAACATCTGGTGCAATCGCAGATAGAATGGTAGATGGCATGAATGTAGATAAAactgaagaagatgaaggagatgttgatgatgtcaTCAGTCGGTTAAACAACCTTAACGGTGATGCTGCACAAAAGATTAAACATCTAGTAAAGATTATTAAGCAAGATGATATAGACTAcatgaatgaatga